In the genome of Phyllobacterium zundukense, one region contains:
- a CDS encoding formate dehydrogenase subunit gamma gives MSTEYDVEKGDSVHPGKPVIVDRYTAGARVNHWITAVSLVLLALSGLALFHPSLFFLTGLFGGGPLTRVIHPWIGVLLFFSFFGLFLRFWKANLWKREDGTWLARLRDVLTGHEERLPDVGKYNAGQKFVFWSMSALIIVLITTGLIIWDQYFSVFTTIEQKRWAVLIHAIAAVCAISVWIIHVYAAIWVRGTIRAMTRGSVTGGWAWRHHRKWLRELVGKASKGKSTPAE, from the coding sequence ATGAGCACGGAATATGACGTGGAGAAGGGCGATAGCGTGCACCCGGGCAAGCCTGTTATCGTCGACCGGTATACGGCGGGTGCGCGCGTCAATCATTGGATCACGGCGGTTAGCCTTGTGCTCCTGGCGTTGTCCGGCCTTGCCTTGTTCCATCCCAGCCTCTTTTTCCTGACAGGGCTCTTTGGTGGCGGCCCATTGACGCGGGTCATTCATCCGTGGATCGGTGTTCTCCTGTTTTTCAGCTTTTTCGGTCTGTTTCTCCGCTTTTGGAAAGCCAATCTCTGGAAGCGTGAGGATGGCACCTGGCTTGCGCGGCTCCGGGATGTGCTGACGGGACATGAAGAACGCTTGCCGGACGTCGGTAAGTACAATGCCGGACAGAAATTTGTCTTCTGGTCGATGTCGGCTCTGATCATAGTGCTGATTACAACGGGTCTGATAATCTGGGATCAGTATTTCTCCGTGTTCACCACAATCGAGCAGAAAAGATGGGCTGTGCTCATTCACGCGATTGCGGCTGTTTGTGCGATCAGTGTCTGGATCATCCATGTCTATGCAGCGATCTGGGTACGCGGTACCATAAGGGCCATGACGCGCGGTTCCGTGACTGGCGGCTGGGCGTGGAGGCATCATCGCAAATGGTTGCGTGAGCTGGTCGGCAAAGCATCAAAAGGCAAATCGACGCCGGCCGAATAA
- a CDS encoding DUF2147 domain-containing protein has product MTTAAMAQEPKIVGTYVNESGGTKVRLSECNAGVCGTIVWMKNPVNDVNNPDASKQDRPVVGLQAVTLKSTGSGSYTGSLYDTESGKTYAGKAKFSEASVQLSGCVLGGLLCKTQTWRRE; this is encoded by the coding sequence ATGACGACTGCGGCAATGGCGCAGGAACCAAAGATTGTTGGAACCTATGTCAACGAGTCTGGCGGCACGAAGGTCAGACTGAGCGAATGTAACGCCGGCGTTTGCGGCACGATTGTTTGGATGAAAAATCCGGTCAACGACGTCAACAATCCCGACGCCTCCAAACAGGACCGTCCGGTGGTGGGTCTTCAGGCAGTTACCCTGAAATCAACCGGGTCCGGATCCTATACGGGCTCTCTTTACGATACGGAAAGCGGCAAGACCTATGCGGGCAAGGCAAAATTTTCCGAAGCGAGCGTTCAACTCTCCGGCTGCGTCCTTGGCGGCCTCCTCTGCAAAACCCAGACCTGGCGGCGCGAATAG
- the selA gene encoding L-seryl-tRNA(Sec) selenium transferase, whose amino-acid sequence MDSNASLRRIPSVDQLLKLASATRIIERFGRPAFTEALRSALVETRTEVRSGHNAPSGETILAAALASLEAADNSSLRPLFNLTGTVLHTNLGRALLAQAAIEAATAAMREAVALEFDLESGKRGERDDHLRSLICELTGAEEATIVNNNAAAVLLVLNSLAAGREAIVSRGELIEIGGAFRMPDIMARAGTRLVEVGTTNRTHARDYRDAIGPDTGLILKVHTSNYRIEGFTKAVGARELAGIARSKDIPLVNDLGSGTLTDLTRFGLAHEPTVREAIAEGADIVTFSGDKLLGGPQAGFIVGRKSLIETINKNPMKRALRVDKIRLAALIATLQLYRDPDRLSERLPTMRLLTRSQDAIDAQAQRLAPIVQHALKGAFSVAVIACESQIGSGALPLSTVPSAGLALTPVEGSGSMLAALAAGLRRLPMPVIGRIERGALVLDLRCLEDEAGFADNIAGIANFDMGKWSVATGPEIDKVGKP is encoded by the coding sequence ATGGACAGCAATGCCAGCTTGCGCCGTATTCCTTCGGTGGACCAGCTGCTGAAGTTGGCATCGGCCACTCGTATAATCGAACGTTTTGGCCGTCCGGCTTTCACTGAAGCCTTGCGGAGCGCATTGGTGGAGACACGTACTGAGGTGCGTAGTGGCCATAACGCTCCCTCCGGCGAAACCATCTTGGCTGCCGCGTTGGCCAGCCTCGAGGCGGCTGACAATTCATCGCTCCGGCCACTGTTCAATCTGACGGGTACCGTACTGCACACGAATCTCGGTCGTGCATTGCTTGCGCAAGCGGCAATCGAAGCTGCAACGGCGGCCATGCGCGAGGCCGTTGCACTCGAATTCGATCTTGAGAGTGGCAAGCGCGGCGAACGCGATGATCATCTGCGTTCCCTGATCTGCGAACTCACCGGGGCGGAAGAGGCGACCATTGTCAACAACAATGCGGCGGCTGTGCTTCTGGTCCTGAACAGCCTGGCGGCGGGCAGGGAGGCCATCGTCTCGCGCGGTGAGCTGATTGAAATCGGCGGGGCTTTTCGCATGCCCGACATAATGGCGCGCGCCGGTACGCGTCTTGTCGAGGTCGGTACCACGAACCGCACCCATGCCCGGGATTATCGCGATGCCATCGGTCCCGATACGGGTCTGATACTGAAAGTCCATACCTCCAACTATCGCATCGAGGGCTTCACCAAGGCGGTGGGTGCGCGCGAACTGGCTGGCATCGCCCGCAGCAAGGACATTCCCCTGGTCAATGATCTTGGTTCCGGCACGCTGACGGATCTCACGCGTTTCGGGCTTGCGCACGAGCCGACCGTGCGCGAAGCGATCGCCGAGGGTGCGGACATCGTGACCTTTTCCGGTGACAAGCTGCTGGGCGGCCCGCAAGCCGGGTTCATCGTCGGGCGCAAGTCACTCATCGAGACGATCAACAAGAACCCGATGAAACGGGCGCTGCGTGTCGACAAAATCCGCCTTGCGGCGCTGATAGCGACATTGCAGCTCTATCGCGATCCGGATCGCCTGAGCGAGCGCTTGCCCACCATGCGGCTGCTTACCCGTTCACAGGACGCCATTGACGCGCAGGCGCAGCGATTGGCGCCCATAGTGCAGCATGCGCTGAAAGGCGCTTTCAGCGTTGCCGTTATTGCATGCGAAAGCCAGATCGGGTCGGGCGCCCTGCCGCTTTCCACCGTGCCGAGCGCCGGCTTGGCCCTGACGCCGGTCGAGGGCAGTGGAAGCATGCTCGCTGCACTCGCAGCTGGACTCAGGCGGCTTCCGATGCCGGTCATCGGCCGTATCGAGCGGGGGGCGCTGGTGCTGGATTTGCGCTGCCTTGAGGACGAGGCGGGTTTTGCGGACAATATTGCCGGTATCGCAAATTTTGATATGGGCAAGTGGAGTGTCGCGACGGGGCCGGAAATCGACAAGGTGGGCAAGCCATGA
- a CDS encoding DUF899 family protein: protein MNTTHPLTPAAELVKQSEAHFPNETNEYRQARNALLAEEIELRRHIERVAEQRRALPPGGEVSRNYRFESEHGPVSFADLFNGKQTLVAYSFMFGPQRNRPCPMCTSQLSAWDGEARDVEQRVALAVIARSPIDRLVAFKKERGWHGLKLYSDMSGDYTRDYVSSEDEDRSAFNVFTRRDGTIHHFWSEEMGPETADPGQDPRGAPDPMPLWTIFDATPEGRGKDWYPKLEY from the coding sequence ATGAACACCACCCATCCCCTGACACCAGCAGCGGAGCTCGTGAAGCAGAGCGAGGCGCACTTTCCAAACGAAACCAATGAATACCGGCAGGCGCGCAATGCGCTGTTGGCGGAAGAGATTGAATTGCGGCGCCATATCGAGCGTGTTGCCGAGCAACGCCGGGCATTGCCGCCTGGCGGCGAAGTCTCCAGAAACTACCGATTTGAAAGCGAGCACGGACCTGTGAGTTTCGCCGACCTTTTCAATGGCAAGCAGACACTCGTCGCTTATAGTTTTATGTTCGGGCCACAACGCAACCGCCCATGCCCGATGTGCACCTCGCAGCTCAGCGCCTGGGATGGCGAGGCTCGTGATGTTGAGCAGCGCGTTGCCCTGGCGGTGATCGCGCGCTCGCCGATCGACCGGCTTGTCGCCTTCAAAAAGGAACGCGGCTGGCACGGCCTCAAGCTCTATTCCGACATGAGCGGCGATTACACCCGCGACTATGTAAGCTCCGAGGACGAAGATAGATCCGCGTTCAACGTCTTCACTCGTCGCGACGGCACAATCCACCATTTCTGGAGCGAGGAAATGGGACCGGAAACCGCCGATCCCGGACAGGACCCGCGTGGCGCACCAGACCCCATGCCATTGTGGACCATTTTCGATGCAACTCCCGAAGGTCGTGGCAAGGATTGGTATCCGAAGCTTGAGTATTGA
- a CDS encoding alpha/beta family hydrolase, giving the protein MLDKFLFDGPQDAPVTILLAHGAGAPMDSASMEATAKALAGAGFRVARFEFGYMASRRTSGIRKPPPRAEKLNPEYVAAVDELGATGRLIIGGKSMGGRVASMIADDLHSAGRIAGLLCLGYPFHPPGKPDQLRTKHLAGLMTPALICQGTRDEFGTRDEVQNYSLSHKIELLWLEDGDHDLKPRKSVSGFTAADHLRTLTTAATEWTGRLAL; this is encoded by the coding sequence ATGCTCGATAAATTTCTGTTCGACGGACCGCAGGATGCGCCGGTCACCATCCTTCTTGCCCATGGTGCAGGGGCGCCGATGGATTCAGCGTCGATGGAGGCCACAGCCAAGGCTCTTGCCGGGGCGGGCTTTCGCGTTGCGCGTTTCGAGTTCGGCTATATGGCGTCTCGTCGTACGTCAGGGATACGCAAACCTCCGCCCCGCGCCGAAAAACTCAACCCGGAATACGTTGCGGCGGTTGACGAACTTGGCGCAACAGGTAGGCTGATCATTGGTGGCAAGTCGATGGGGGGACGGGTCGCCAGCATGATCGCTGACGATCTCCATTCTGCCGGGAGAATAGCTGGTCTCCTCTGTCTTGGCTATCCGTTTCATCCGCCGGGCAAGCCGGACCAACTTCGTACGAAGCATCTCGCCGGGTTGATGACGCCTGCATTGATCTGCCAGGGCACACGCGACGAGTTCGGCACGCGAGACGAGGTCCAGAATTATTCTCTCTCTCACAAGATCGAACTTCTCTGGCTAGAGGACGGTGACCACGATCTCAAGCCTCGCAAGAGCGTATCCGGCTTCACGGCCGCCGATCATTTGAGGACTCTGACCACGGCGGCCACGGAGTGGACGGGTCGCCTGGCGCTTTGA
- the fdxH gene encoding formate dehydrogenase subunit beta: MFPPVPNPTTRPEPLKFGDQDLIRRSASNVSPPAQRQTEVAKLIDVSKCIGCKACQSACIEWNDTHPEIGINTGVYDNPHDLTPDMFTLMRFTEWENPETNNLEWLIRKDGCMHCEDPGCLKACPAPGAIVQYSNGIVDFIHENCIGCGYCIKGCPFNIPRISQVDHTAYKCTLCSDRIAVGQGPACAKACPTQAIVFGTKDEMKEHAAGRITDLKSRGFANAGLYDPPGVGGTHVMYVLHHADKPEIYADLPNNPKISPIVEAWKGVTKYAGLAVVGFAAAAGFMHYLVTGPNRVSEEDEEAAEKLTGEEPRP; this comes from the coding sequence ATGTTCCCGCCTGTTCCAAACCCCACTACCCGGCCTGAGCCCCTGAAGTTCGGCGATCAGGATTTGATCCGCCGGTCGGCGTCAAACGTGTCGCCGCCCGCGCAACGGCAGACGGAGGTGGCAAAGCTCATCGATGTCTCCAAGTGCATCGGCTGCAAGGCCTGCCAGTCGGCCTGCATCGAGTGGAACGACACGCATCCGGAAATCGGAATCAATACCGGCGTCTACGACAACCCGCATGACCTGACGCCGGATATGTTTACGCTGATGCGGTTCACCGAGTGGGAGAACCCGGAAACGAATAATCTCGAGTGGCTCATCCGCAAGGATGGCTGCATGCATTGCGAGGATCCGGGCTGCCTCAAGGCTTGCCCGGCGCCCGGTGCCATCGTGCAATACTCGAATGGCATTGTCGATTTCATCCACGAGAACTGCATCGGCTGCGGCTATTGCATCAAGGGATGCCCATTCAATATTCCGCGCATCTCACAGGTCGATCATACTGCTTACAAATGCACGCTCTGCTCCGACCGCATCGCCGTCGGGCAGGGACCGGCCTGTGCCAAGGCCTGTCCGACGCAAGCGATCGTGTTCGGGACAAAGGATGAGATGAAAGAGCACGCGGCAGGGCGCATCACCGATTTGAAATCGCGCGGGTTTGCCAATGCGGGACTTTACGATCCGCCGGGCGTTGGCGGCACGCATGTCATGTATGTGCTGCATCATGCGGACAAGCCCGAGATTTACGCCGACCTGCCAAACAATCCGAAGATTAGCCCGATCGTCGAGGCATGGAAGGGTGTCACGAAATATGCCGGGCTCGCTGTGGTCGGTTTTGCTGCTGCAGCCGGCTTCATGCACTATCTGGTCACTGGTCCGAACCGGGTTTCCGAAGAGGACGAAGAGGCCGCTGAAAAGCTGACCGGAGAGGAACCTCGCCCATGA
- the fdhE gene encoding formate dehydrogenase accessory protein FdhE — MSRKSVVVPDPTAIGNIASPPFARLPDPALLFSARSKRLHQLAETSNLAPYLNFLAELSQAQNDIQSDLPLPESPGAETIARAREFEMPPLDRSLIEGDQAIGTLFDRLFAAVATIEKPVAAAKALARVTAADPAERLAMTQTVFSNTLPGDAIAEHVFVWAGLQVYFARLASVLDVAALAPVADGVCPVCGGAPMSSMVVGWPGSHGARFCSCSLCGTLWHYVRVKCVLCGSTKGIGYQEIDGQGGIVKAETCDECHGWSKTMYQDREPAADPAADDVASLDLDLLMRDGPYHRGGFSPLLAGF; from the coding sequence ATGAGTCGCAAAAGCGTGGTCGTACCGGATCCAACAGCGATTGGGAATATTGCGTCACCGCCCTTTGCACGCCTGCCTGATCCCGCTTTGCTTTTTTCCGCAAGATCGAAGCGTCTGCACCAATTGGCTGAAACGAGCAATCTGGCACCCTATCTGAATTTCCTTGCAGAGCTTTCCCAAGCCCAAAACGATATCCAGTCGGATCTGCCCCTGCCGGAAAGCCCCGGCGCGGAAACGATCGCGCGTGCACGCGAGTTCGAAATGCCGCCGCTCGACCGGAGCCTGATAGAGGGCGATCAGGCGATTGGCACTCTATTCGATCGTCTGTTCGCTGCGGTTGCCACTATCGAGAAGCCGGTTGCCGCGGCCAAGGCGCTGGCTCGCGTGACAGCAGCCGATCCTGCCGAACGTCTTGCCATGACGCAGACCGTATTCTCCAACACATTGCCCGGCGACGCGATTGCCGAGCATGTTTTTGTATGGGCGGGGCTACAGGTATATTTCGCCCGTCTTGCATCCGTTCTTGATGTGGCCGCGCTGGCGCCAGTGGCCGATGGCGTTTGCCCTGTCTGTGGCGGCGCGCCAATGTCATCGATGGTCGTCGGCTGGCCGGGTTCACATGGCGCGCGGTTTTGCTCATGTTCCCTGTGCGGCACGCTCTGGCACTATGTCCGGGTCAAATGCGTGCTGTGCGGTTCCACCAAGGGGATCGGCTATCAGGAGATCGACGGACAAGGCGGGATCGTCAAGGCCGAGACCTGCGATGAATGCCATGGCTGGTCGAAGACAATGTATCAGGACAGGGAGCCCGCGGCCGATCCCGCTGCCGATGATGTGGCGAGCCTCGACCTTGATCTCCTGATGCGGGATGGGCCTTACCACCGCGGCGGGTTTTCCCCGCTGTTGGCCGGTTTTTAG
- a CDS encoding CDP-alcohol phosphatidyltransferase family protein, giving the protein MSKLQEEVARRPISSRSSPWAIRLSKHLAQAGVTANCISLLSIVFAVIGGALIAFWAHPIAWLCAAACVQMRLICNLLDGMVAIEGGKKTSNGPLYNEFPDRICDTLFLVPVGYAVGYPWLGWLCALLAALTAYIRVFGGSLGLAQDFSGIMAKQRRMAVLTAALVAQSIEMWLFGSHWSLLVALAIITIGTLVTCVTRTIRISRELAGGSVPD; this is encoded by the coding sequence ATGAGTAAACTGCAGGAGGAAGTCGCGCGCCGCCCGATTTCCAGCCGGTCGTCTCCCTGGGCCATCAGGCTCAGCAAACATCTGGCGCAAGCGGGCGTCACCGCCAACTGCATTTCGCTGCTGTCGATTGTGTTTGCGGTCATCGGGGGTGCGCTCATCGCGTTTTGGGCCCATCCAATCGCTTGGCTTTGCGCGGCTGCCTGCGTGCAGATGAGACTGATCTGCAACCTTCTCGACGGAATGGTCGCGATCGAAGGCGGCAAGAAAACATCGAACGGACCTCTCTACAACGAATTTCCCGACCGGATCTGCGATACGCTGTTTCTTGTCCCGGTTGGATATGCCGTGGGCTATCCTTGGCTTGGCTGGCTATGCGCGCTGCTCGCCGCCCTGACCGCCTATATCAGGGTTTTCGGCGGATCGTTGGGATTGGCTCAGGATTTCAGCGGCATCATGGCGAAACAGCGCCGCATGGCAGTTCTCACGGCGGCGCTCGTGGCGCAAAGTATCGAGATGTGGCTCTTTGGGAGCCACTGGTCACTCCTTGTGGCGTTGGCCATCATAACGATCGGCACTCTCGTGACCTGCGTCACGCGAACGATCAGGATTTCTCGTGAATTGGCGGGCGGTTCTGTCCCCGACTGA